The Juglans regia cultivar Chandler chromosome 1, Walnut 2.0, whole genome shotgun sequence nucleotide sequence ataatataacaagTCATAACATGACTGGTAAGCTAATCTCTGTCCGCTAGAAGTGGTTGAAGTGAAAAAGAGCTAGAACAGATCGAGGCTGGTAGGCAGCGGATCGCAAAGATCATGAACGAGTGAGAGGTGACACTCCACCTAGCCTCCagtgctttgaaaaaaaaaaaaaagaggaaagttTAGAAGTGCCTTGCATTCTCGTTGCCCTCACCTCTCCCTCAAGAGTGTCTTGCATGCGTCCTCCTTTGGCCTTCAAACCACCCTTATCCTtggaaaaaagattaaaaaaaacgaaaaaaaaacgTAGATATCATTAGAAGAAATGATTACCACAAACTTCCAAGAGGGAATCGCATCAAACTGATCAGTGGCCTTTATGGAACCTCCGAttacgattaaaaaaaaattacttgataTCTTTGTTTAATGCGCATCGCTTTACAGATGTAGATGGGAACGCCATTGAGCTTGGATTTGACTTCTAAACCAAGCATATTGATCTTCATTTCTCTTCGATTCTCACAGATCCTGGAGCTTGTTTGTGCGCACTCATGTTTTTAGTTGCATTGCTAAAACCCAATAAGAAATTTAATATTGGCCTGGAAGTTAGGATATGTAAAAGCATGGAACGTGGTCGAGATGACTGAAAAAGGGAGTGCACACAAACAAAGAAAGATGGTATGCGGTTATATATTTTGGTAGCATTCCGAAAAAGATATGCAAATAATGGTTCTACACTTCTACCACCGGGCCCAGATAAAACTAACCTTAATGTGTCGAGGATACTTTGCCTTGATATAAGGCTTGACATATATGTCTTAACTAAGACCCTAATTCTATGCGAttgttttgtatatattttccatttatttacattccatcttaattttaattgatttgtaattatttcGTACGATATGTAAATTGCTATATAAATGGAAAACTACTCACCACTTCAAAGTGTGGTGGTTTCATCAAAACTTCTCATGGTATCAAGGGCCCTTTAGGATTAGCATCTCAAAGCTCGTCTTGTTGTCAAAGGCTATACACAGGTACCTGGTCTTCACTATACTGACACTTTTAGTCCTGTTATCAAGGTTACCACTGTTCGTATTATGCTTTTTATTGCTGTAACCAACAGATAGCCTCTTCGTCAACTTGGTGTCAAGAATGCATTTCTAAATGGTACTCTcattgaaaatgtttatatggagcaacctccTGGGTACATTGATCATCGCTTTCCTAATCATGTATGCCAATTGAAAAAAGCTCTCTACGGTCTCAAGCAAGCACCTCTTGCCTGGTTTCAGCGTTTTAGCTCCTTTCTTGTTCGACTTGGATTTTCCTGTAGTCATGCTGACACTTCCCTCTTTATTTTCCATAAGCAGTCTGACATAATCTATTTGCTTCTTTATATTGATGATATCATTGTTACTGGCAAcaactcatctcttctcaaCAGCTTCACTTGTCAACTCTGAATTTGCTGCCCTCTCAGTTACTTTCTTGGCCTTGAAGCTTCATCAACTGCAGACGGTCTTTTCATCAGTCAGCTAAAGTATGCACGAGATATTTTTACTCGAGCTCAGTTACTTGACAGCAAATCAGTCCATACCCCCATGGTTGTTGCGTAGCACCTGACTGTTGATGGTACACCTTTTTCGGATCCCACTCTCTACAGGTCTCTCGTCGGTGCTATCCAATATTTGACCATCACACGGCCCTACATTGCTCATGCTGTCAATTCTGTCAGCCAGTTTCTACACGCTCCAATAGAAGATCATTTTCTTGTTGTTAAGCATATTCTTTGCTATGTCAAGGGCACCCTTCATTTTGGCCTTAATTTTCGCCCATCTGCTACTCCTGGTGCTTTAGTTGCTTACtttgatgctgattgggcaatCTGCCCTAGTACTCGTCGTTCTACCTCTAGTTACTCTATTTATCTTGGTGAcaatttggtttcttggagTGCCAAGAAGCACTTATTGTATCCCGCTCAAGCTGTGAATTTGAGTATTGTGCTCTTGTGCACACTGTAGCTGAACTTCTTTGGCTTACGAATCTCCTTCATGATCTCTAGGTCTCCATTCCACAGCAGCCTCTTCTTTTGTGCGACAACAAAAGTGCCATTTTTTTGAGTTCAAACCCCGTTTCTCGTAAGCGGGCAAAGCATGTTGAGTTAGACTACCATTTCCTTCGGCAACTTGTTGTCGTTGGCAAACTTCGCACTCAGTATGTTCCCTCTCATCTACAGGTTgctgacatcttcaccaaaagCATTCCTCGAccactttttgaatttttcagatCCAAGCTTCACATCTGTTCCAATCCGACGCACAGCTTccggggggagggggggtgttCAGGATACTTTGCCTTAATCTAAGGCTTGACATATGTGTCTTAACTAAGACCCTAATTCTAGGCGATTGTTTTGTATATACTTTCCGTTTATTTACATTCCATCttaattgtaattgatttgtaattatttcATACGATAtgtaaattgatatataaatggAAAACTATTCACCACTTCAAAGTGTGGTGGTTTCATCAAACCTTCTCAGATATCATGCAGAATGTCTGAATCTACAGAAAGTATCCAACCAAGTCGTGCCAATTATcttattgtaattattagatttcCTTTACAAATCCAAAGGGAGATATGCATGTCATGTGGTGCTAGATGAAAAGGAAGATCAAAAAGCTGGATACCAATTAGTTtgcatgataaaataaaataaatgccaTCCCCTCCTTTACACTTGGAGCTCCTTCACATGCACTTGGAGCATAACATTCATGTGCAACATATAGATATTTACACCCAAAGAGGGAAGGGTAGGCCAAAATGCTCCTGTAGATCATAGGCCCCAGCAGTGGTTGAGATTCATGTGATAATTGAGGAAGAGTCAAAGGAATTAGAAAAATCCTTGATTGCAGATACTGGGGTCAGTGGAAGGAAGGGGAAAGAGTACTTGGACCCACAAAGGGAATGTTCTGGTTATGGGTGTGTTGTTTGGCCCTTTTCTGCTGTTGAGTGGGTTAGCTTTTCCATGTTAGATGTTGCTTTGATGCCTAATGGCCGGTGGAGGTGGGAGGTGTGGGATCAAGTGATAGAGATTAGTGCTGTCAGTTGGTATATATGCTTGCTGGTTCATTATTGCATAATGCATAATTTGTCTACACACGTGAGAATTACAAGAACCAATGAAGGCACGTGCAGAGCACATGGACCAATGTGGGTGACTTTTTTTTGTCAACTCTCcaaattatagtgatttcagTCAACCTCCCAAGTCCCAAACATTAGTCCTCCAACTCTTATAACTGcactcctagctagctagctagctagctatataggcacttatatatatatatttgacatttGTCTTTGGACCATGTGCTTTCATTTTTACCAAAACTGATAAGAAACTCACGCTAGCTGGAGATACTGACCTTctaagttttatttaaatttaaagagttTTGAAGCAGCTGGGGTTAAATTATTTGACAATGAAATGAAGGGACGTTTCCTATCTCCATCTAGTTAAGATCTCATGAGTCATGAGAATGTGATAGATCAGTCAATTTTCGATCTCATTAAACTACTTGAGAAAGTCTCCACTTCATCATAGTACATATCAAAAGGAGATTTGAACTTCCTATAGTTTTAGGACTGTCATCAATAGTGTGCATGGATTCGGTCATATCTAAATCTAAAGAGTATAAAGCTTGTATATGAAGGACCTCTCCTAATAATACCTATTGATCAGGAGTCATAGATCAACATATGATCTGGAGATTGATAATGGTAAGAGAGGACCTTAATCCCTAAAGAGATGGGAAGGGAAAAAGAGAAGGGATAGATTCTCCCTCCAGTTAAagagttggagagagagagagagagagagagaggaataaaTCTTTGGTTCGGATTACCTTGAAACGTTGAGTGGGCTTCACTGTTGGTACCCCAGGTGCAAGGAAAGTAGGGATACAGGAATTTTCTGTTGAGTGCTATGGCATTGCAACTCTTAATTAATCCATAATTATCTGTTGAGTTTCAATATTATTGGAGTGTTAATAATAATCCATCATTTGATTGTATGAACAAGTTCCAACGTTGACAAGCAGATGGAAACAGCCGGGGTTCTCAATTAACTAGGAAAAAACAAGAAACTTTCAATCCATGAGTCCATTTTTAAACAGATCATGATCATAACACTTAATTGCTAGcctatattataacttttccaattGACTAAATAGATAATCATGGCAACATTGTTAATCATACCAAATGATTCCCAGGATAACTAGGAGAACCAATCAGTACTGACCCGATGTCTCAAATTGGATTAGCATGAAAATCAGTAAATGAATATAAACACGGGCTTAGCATGGTTCGGCCAAAAAAAGATCAATCATATATCTGTAATGGAATTTCAATAGATCAGCATTCTCTTTACCACGTGTAGTACTTACTGATCcctttaattattatatctgACTGGTCGAGGATAGATCATCGAGTCCTCGATCCATTGGGTTCATCAACAAGTTGGATTCGGACCTACCCGGACCTAACCATCACTTTGTATTCCACTTACATGCATGGAATGCTTGAATCAATTTAATGGGCTGGGCTGATCGGGCCAGCCCATTTTCTATCCATATAACCGTCAAGAGCTCGCACGTTCGTATAAGTAAAAACATGAGGAAGGGGTTTTGTCTACTTAAATGTCAAGAAGTTGACTGATCTCTGTATCATGTCATTTAGAATTTTGatcagaatatataatatatattttatcattttatgccCATACAGAGACACAGACACTGGACAAAACCAAGAGGTAGGAGGCCGGCTTGCTTGTGGGGTAGCAAAAGCACTTGGACGGCGCCCTTGGGTATATAATGCATGTGGGTCATAACCTAATTTGTGACCAAAGCTTATCTAACCCACCACAAAGAAAGGTCATGTGGTACTGAAAATGCTGTTTGAGATCATGAACGTATGTTCCAGATtccaattttcatctaacctttCTCAATCAgtgcatcatcttttcttaaCCAAAATCTACTTAAAgataaggaaaattttatacaccataCTACGTACCATCTCACTAAgtatgatgtgatatatttatcaccattaaatgatcatttattgcatgcttctttatcatctaatggtgttGAATGTACCACATATTACTTAGTATAGTATGATTaaaatagaatgagagtgtGGTGCATAGTATTATTCTAAAGATAATAATACTTTCAATCAGCCCTAGAACCTTCCACCGATCAATGTGGGATAAACCTAATCCCTACCCttatcaagaagcagtgatgtGTCCTCATGACTTGTGTGCATGGTACTGAGGGTCACTtcaagttctatatatatatatatatatatatatatatatatatatatgtgtgtgtggcTTAGCCTCTTTGCCTATAAAAAGGGCAAGTTCTTATGACTAAGTTAAGTAGCTAGTGAGTTGGAACATCTATAGATCAAGGAAATTGGCTTCCTTATTTTAATTCCTAGCTAGCTTTCTTTTTTCAGCATTGCACGCCAGCTCTTTCATTCCCTGTTGAATAGTACACAAACTTGGGAATACTGATTATAAATATGGTTAGTGTTGAAAAGCTAgctttcatttttaatttggtCATGGCATGAGTTGGGAACGCTTCCCTCTTCTTCAGtcttttctatttaatgaaacacttttctaaaatatttctccatcTCTTAGGAGGGGAAGATGACTTGGACGGTCGCTGATGCTGTGGACTACTATGGTTTTCCTGCTGATAGATCTAAAACTGGCGGTTGGGTACCTGCTGCTCTTATTCTAGGtttgttttcttcctcttaATCTGTCAGctttttgtcttcttcttaTTAGTTAAAACAGGTAGATGTAAGGcgtccatgtatatatatgtccTGTAGTGAGTTTAggccttttttttcttggttagtTGTTCTGCTTTCCActtgtgttttttctttgagTTTAGTACGTACCCTTCTATTCAagattttcctccgccataactGTGGCCGTTTTTActgctaaaaaaagaaaacaggtAGATGTAGTGATAACTCATGCAAGAAGAATGAAGGTCTCCTCCATTAattattgcattaaaaaaaCTTAGAATTTCTAGACATTGTTTCGTGTAGTGGAGTGCCTAGTTACGTTATACCCATTGATTCAAAGCTGAATTTACCTCCATTAATTACATTGAGAACACATTTAATGCATTTCCTGAGCTTTTATCAACAAAACTTATATGCAACCGACGGTACAATTCTCAGagagatgtgtgtgtgtgagagagagagttgaattCTACTAGCTAGCTTTTTGTTTGTTGTACAATTACAGTACATCAAACTCGgattaatgtttgttttcttgttaCTACGATTAgaaatgagttttattttttgctttggGCTATATATTAGAAATAAGAAGATATAAGCATGACTAGTTAGATAGCTCATGACTCAACGTATTAGACATCTAACGTTTCACGttaaatcatatcagtttgtaaatttatttttgtgaaatctcttaATGGTTATAGCGCTTCTCAAGAAAATAATATGCATAATTCTAGAATTTAAAGAGATAAGGAGGAAAGACGTCAAAATATATAGTAACGTTCTGAGTGAGTGTGTATATGTACTTACgtacacacacaaatatatacaaatatatatatatatatatatatatatatatttatataagatatGGCTGGTATAGATCAGAAATTGAGCCCCAGCCATTTAAGCTCtcaagatttgtgagttaatgGATtcaagattaatatatatatatatatatatatatataatgaagtaACTATTTCTGCATAATCTTAATCTctattaattgttaattaaatataaagaaagtactAAACGAATTAAGAGAACTCTAAtcagtttgtatatatattaatttggaaATTTTACTGTTTTAACTTACAGTTGTTGAAGTTTGTGAGAGGCTTTCAACAATGGGAATAGCAGTTAACCTAGTGACCTACTTGATTGGAACAATGCATCTGCCTAGTTCCACTTCCGCCAATATAGTTACCGACTTTCTGGGTACATCCTTTCTTCTGTGTTTGCTTGGAGGCTTTCTTGCCGATTCTTTCCTAGGCAGATACAAGACCATCGCCATCTTTGCTGCAATAGAAGCTCTGGTACGTAAGTTTATGTATAACAATATGAAGTACTATATCATTAATTGCCTCAAAGTTTCAAGATCATAATTAATTCGCGGGCGTGTACGTGTACGTGTGCCGATGTCTATTTTTTCTTGATCATGcttgtgatgatgatgatgatgatgatttagGGCACTGGTGCTTTAGCAATTTCGACAAAACTACGACAATTACGCCCACCAACTTGCGGTGCAACTGCCACAGATTGCAAACAAGCCAACGGATTCCAAATGGGAATTCTCTACGTTTCTTTGTATCTAATCGCAATAGGGACTGGTGGCCTTAAGTCGAGTGTATCGGGATTTGGAACGGATCAATTCGACGAGAAAGATGAGAAAGAGAAGGCTCAGATGGCATACTTCTTCAATAGGTTCGTCTTTTTCATTAGCTTTGGAACTTTAACTGCTGTCACTGTGCTTGTGTATTTACAAGATGAAGTGGGTCGAAGCTGGGCATATGGGATTTGTTCTGTTTCCATGTGCATGGCCATCATGGTGTTCTTATCTGGGACTAAAAGATATAGGTACAAGAAAAGCATGGGAAGCCCCATAGTTCACATATTCCAAGTTATTGTAGCAGCTACTAGGAAAAGGAATATGGACCTCCATTTTAATGCTGGCTCATTATATGAGGATACTCCGGAGAACTCAAGAATTGATCACACGAATCAGTTCTGGTAAgttctttttcttatatttttttcttttgcgtGCTCCCTATCATGTCTAAAGTTCAAACCCATGCAAGTTAAAATCAATGATTTAATTAAGCATAGTGCAATATAAGTACATGTTGTGCTTGCACGTACAGTTTCCGAAACATAAAAAGATATTTGGTCACTAGCTAGCTTatgaaacaataaaattatttatatgagtaatgttataaattttttggatttcCACCAtgactatttctctctctcttctttaaatttgatttcATTCTAGTTTCCTGGACAAAGCATCCATTGTAGCTGAAGGTGACTTTGAGAAGAGTGCAGCTGGTGCTGCTCCAAACCTCTGGAAGCTATGCTCAGTGACAAGAGTGGAGGAAGTGAAGATGATGATAAGATTGTTACCAATATGGGCCACAACCATCATATTCTGGACTTCATACGCACAGATGATCACCTTCTCTGTAGAGCAAGCATCGACCATGGAGAGATCCCTTGGGAATTTTCAAATTCCTGCTGGTTCCCTTACTGTTTTCTTCGTAGTTGCCATTATGATCACTTTGGCCGTTAATGACCGCCTCATCATGCCTCTTTGGAAGAAATGGAAAGGGAAACCgggtatatattaatatattatatattaatcgtGCATGATATAGTTAATTTATAGATCAAGAATCTGCACGAGAGGCAAATTATCTGTATGATCAATGATTCATAACTAACTCTCTTCATCAACAGGTTTTACAAATCTCCAGAGAATTGCAATCGGGCTTGTCATGTCAACTTGTGGAATGGCAGCTGCAGCCCTATGCGAGAGAAAACGATTGTCAGTAGCAAAAGCCACGGGTGATAGTACAGCAGCTACATTGCCTATAAGCGTCTTCTTCTTAATCCCACAATTCTTCTTGGTGGGTTCTGGGGAAGCATTCATATACACAGGCCAActagattttttcataatagGTTCACCCAAAGGCATGAAAACCATGAGCACCGGTCTCTTCCTGACAACCTTATCTCTAGGTTTCTTTGTCAGTAGTTTCTTGGTCTCGATCGTGAAGAGGCTGACAGGAAGTAAGGATGGTGAAGGATGGCTGGCAGACGATATCAATCATGGGAGGCTTGATTGTTTCTATGGACTTTTGGCAGTACTCGGCTCCATAAATTTTGTAGTATATCTGGTTTGTGCAGCTTGCTGGTACAGGCCAACGAAAACCAAGTCTGCTGATCTGCATGAGATGGGgatcagtactagtactagtactgctgTTAATGGATCCTCCATTGAGGAGAATTGCTAATTAAGTACCGATCGAGCCTTTAGGGTTAAGCATTTTATGGCTCTTTGTTTCATATATAGTCCGGAATGTACAAAAGGAATATATAATATCTGTAACGCCTCGATCTCGGAGATCCGGAGAGTTAGGTCATATTACTTAAGAACATCTctaataatcaataataaataaacagaaaTTCCATAAGATACTTAACTTATTTGTTCGATCCAAAAATATGTATCCTTCCACagaaatactaaaaaaaaacctcaataaataaaataacatcttcataaagactcaaattattcataacttgaCGTACCAAAACAACCGCTAAagataaaagtactaaatatgaTCCTCCAAGATACTTGTACCATTAGCACTCATTCATCTATGATCATTAGACCTTTTCaatacttcctactcttgtcctccagctgaaccataaaaatatcttaaaaatgttatggagataaatagtgagttatcaacaactcagtaagcagagaacatatgctagtatataaacatgagtattttcacagagttcagaatgtagaaacaaaacattttaatttcaatatgcaaatctcaaaaatacatattttcaaaaaaatcagagCGTCACtgcaaacatttcatattcagaaactaacttttcatattcaaagactcatttggcacaacatgaccgaatattttcatcttatcatatcatatccaAACAGaggtcatgtttaacccctgtggtagagTTGTACATTCTACAGAAAGtcaagtagaacataaatcatcatgatatcaaagcgattgtactcaaaacagaaaatcactattatatcccgtggtgggccagatgtcactattatatcccgtgacaaggccagaggtcactattatatcccgtaacagggccagaggtcactattgtatcccatgacagggctagaggttactattatatcccgtgacagggccacatattagagcaaaacagaatcaaaattataattagagtcagaatagaaacagaatcagaatcagaatagAATCAGAATTAGAGTCAgaatagaatcagaatcaaagtcagaacaaaatcagaaagtcatgccaaaaatttttcaaatgccacctcatatcaaaacagaatactgaaattcagatcatttcacattttccaaaacagattcagaatatcttcacgtcacatgcaaaaattatcaattttcatattcgctcatatttttttgagtttagcagaatataaaaaataagctcatgtctacaccaatcatgctagaaaatattttatttttatatagaatctcatgagcaatgtagaacaaataactaggATCgtttaacatttcttttcataacacaacatgcacattttcaaaattgatctcagtctattttatttttatgcacaGTCTAGTATAAGACCCCGCTTACCTGAGTTTCTTAGCTTATTCAGAAATTCTCGACAACAGTACTGAACAattgtcaatcgtcacctataaaaactcatgcaacttaaataaatctccaatgaacagataatctcatattacacctgaactacttattttaattccttaaaaacctaaaatttctcttaatttctaaaataccatcacttcctaaattcctcaatatctaCATAActattaaattcataatatttataaaattgcatagtaatattagtaatacataCAATAATGCCACACAATACATTTCTGGTTTAAagactcattaaaacaaaaatgattaaaaataggAGAGCAAATATTTCatgtaataaaaatagactaattagtttctctttaaagagttcgaaataaaaatcttgcactactatgtacttataaaaaaaatatactaataataataatatatttcaaatatttattaaatctgtatttaaaaccaaaactcatacaaagtgaatttaacatataaaaactACAACATGATCCAACTTATAACTATCCTGTTAAAAGCATCAGTATACTAACATAGTTTATAAGCCCATACGTCTACGCCCAAAATAGACTACAACCCacataaaacaaaactcaagctTTCAGATTCAATATACAATATTAACTCATGTGTTTCAAAGAAAGCAAAAGGGTAAAAACACCTCATATTATTAGAGTAACCAAGATACACAAACATATGTATATTTCCttcttaagaaaaatacaaaaaaaaaaaaaaaaaaccaagacatGAGTGGCAGCGAAgacttacccaagggaaactGAGAGGCAACGAGCGATGGCTAGAAGATGCAACTCACAGCAAGCACCAAAATCACCAAGAAACCGAGTGAAGCTCACGGCTTTTATGGGCAAAACAGAGCAATGAAAGaccaaacaaaaaagagaatgCAATGGGAAAAAATCACAAGCATGAGCCACGAAAttagtaaggaaaaaaattaagagaaagtACAACAATGGAGGCTCATGGACATACCTGCAAATGTAgagaaaaatagatgaaaaataaatgctaaaGAGGAAGAGATCTGCATGGTTTTATAGCAAAAGCGAAACCGAAAATTAAAGAGATGGAAATGGAACCATCACCAGCCAAAAATGGAGGAATGAGGGGTGGCGTTCGCTGACTTGTAGAGGGGAAGAACCGAAAATAAGATGGAAAGGAAGAAGGAATGCAGCAGACGGCATCCCAAAGAAAAACGAAGGAAAGAAACGATATAAAATGAAGAAGGAGAACAAGAGAAGTAGCAGCCGCACGGATTGAAGAAAGGAGATGAAAACTGAAATGGAAATGAGGTGGAGAAGCACGGCGCGCAggaggagaaaagaatagatgaaCAAGCCCAAAGGGCTGgaccaaacgacgccgtttggggGGGATGGATTTAGTGGGCTGTTGAAGGCTCATAGGTTAGGCTGGGGACGAAATGGGTTGGgcccaaaagaaaatgaaacacaaTCAAACAGGCCCAGCCCGAAAATAGAAGagtccaacaaaagaaaaatgcacaatataaaaataagagccaaataaaaacactaaaactcaatattaataaaataaaataat carries:
- the LOC109006244 gene encoding protein NRT1/ PTR FAMILY 6.2 isoform X1 — its product is MEGKMTWTVADAVDYYGFPADRSKTGGWVPAALILVVEVCERLSTMGIAVNLVTYLIGTMHLPSSTSANIVTDFLGTSFLLCLLGGFLADSFLGRYKTIAIFAAIEALGTGALAISTKLRQLRPPTCGATATDCKQANGFQMGILYVSLYLIAIGTGGLKSSVSGFGTDQFDEKDEKEKAQMAYFFNRFVFFISFGTLTAVTVLVYLQDEVGRSWAYGICSVSMCMAIMVFLSGTKRYRYKKSMGSPIVHIFQVIVAATRKRNMDLHFNAGSLYEDTPENSRIDHTNQFCFLDKASIVAEGDFEKSAAGAAPNLWKLCSVTRVEEVKMMIRLLPIWATTIIFWTSYAQMITFSVEQASTMERSLGNFQIPAGSLTVFFVVAIMITLAVNDRLIMPLWKKWKGKPGFTNLQRIAIGLVMSTCGMAAAALCERKRLSVAKATGDSTAATLPISVFFLIPQFFLVGSGEAFIYTGQLDFFIIGSPKGMKTMSTGLFLTTLSLGFFVSSFLVSIVKRLTGSKDGEGWLADDINHGRLDCFYGLLAVLGSINFVVYLVCAACWYRPTKTKSADLHEMGISTSTSTAVNGSSIEENC
- the LOC109006244 gene encoding protein NRT1/ PTR FAMILY 6.2 isoform X2, encoding MEGKMTWTVADAVDYYGFPADRSKTGGWVPAALILVVEVCERLSTMGIAVNLVTYLIGTMHLPSSTSANIVTDFLGTSFLLCLLGGFLADSFLGRYKTIAIFAAIEALGTGALAISTKLRQLRPPTCGATATDCKQANGFQMGILYVSLYLIAIGTGGLKSSVSGFGTDQFDEKDEKEKAQMAYFFNRYKKSMGSPIVHIFQVIVAATRKRNMDLHFNAGSLYEDTPENSRIDHTNQFCFLDKASIVAEGDFEKSAAGAAPNLWKLCSVTRVEEVKMMIRLLPIWATTIIFWTSYAQMITFSVEQASTMERSLGNFQIPAGSLTVFFVVAIMITLAVNDRLIMPLWKKWKGKPGFTNLQRIAIGLVMSTCGMAAAALCERKRLSVAKATGDSTAATLPISVFFLIPQFFLVGSGEAFIYTGQLDFFIIGSPKGMKTMSTGLFLTTLSLGFFVSSFLVSIVKRLTGSKDGEGWLADDINHGRLDCFYGLLAVLGSINFVVYLVCAACWYRPTKTKSADLHEMGISTSTSTAVNGSSIEENC